The Microbacterium paraoxydans genome includes a window with the following:
- a CDS encoding MFS transporter translates to MTALGERLRDRRLDAAPSRAQTIAFGASGFPTQLMTQTFSAFVVYFYVSHLAVPAGWVAAAMIAHGILNAALNPVVGALSDRIRTPWGRRIPWIGLGIVPLVVAFALVWMPPALPAAGLIVWFLVVVAVYDIAFVVVVLNISALFPEIFRTTEERARGNVPRQIFAILGMVLGTAGAPALYDAIGWPGMALVLSGVCLVLLAWSFLGGMIERRVPEAASEAMRWRDQLIYTFRNRAFVPYVLGSLCVQTSIAVILAAVPFYVRYSLGAAEGEGSLLLGAIFVTAIPSIVLWSAVVRRTSPRTALLWSVGVFGVAVLGYLIPTSVGAAALVGIAVGVGVGGLLQLLEVVLAQIIDDDAHRTGHRREGAYFGVNGFVVRGSVVLQAIVAAAVLTATGFDAELGDAQPEAVDGGIRLMLAVIPLAFTAVGWLCFWLYPLRTRDV, encoded by the coding sequence GTGACGGCGCTCGGCGAACGGCTGCGCGACCGCCGTCTCGACGCCGCTCCGTCCCGCGCCCAGACCATCGCCTTCGGGGCCTCAGGGTTCCCGACGCAGCTGATGACGCAGACGTTCTCGGCATTCGTCGTGTACTTCTACGTCTCGCACCTCGCCGTCCCCGCGGGGTGGGTGGCGGCGGCGATGATCGCGCACGGCATCCTCAACGCGGCGCTCAACCCGGTCGTCGGGGCGCTCTCCGACCGGATCCGCACGCCGTGGGGCCGCCGCATCCCGTGGATCGGGCTCGGCATCGTGCCGCTCGTCGTGGCCTTCGCCCTCGTCTGGATGCCGCCCGCGCTCCCGGCGGCTGGGCTCATCGTCTGGTTCCTCGTGGTCGTCGCGGTCTACGACATCGCCTTCGTCGTGGTGGTGCTGAACATCTCCGCGCTGTTCCCGGAGATCTTCCGGACCACGGAGGAGCGCGCCCGCGGGAACGTGCCGCGGCAGATCTTCGCGATCCTCGGCATGGTGCTCGGCACGGCCGGCGCTCCAGCGCTCTACGACGCGATCGGCTGGCCGGGGATGGCGCTCGTGCTGTCCGGCGTCTGTCTCGTGCTGCTCGCCTGGTCGTTCCTCGGCGGGATGATCGAGCGCCGGGTACCGGAGGCCGCCTCCGAGGCGATGCGCTGGCGGGACCAGCTCATCTACACGTTCCGCAACCGCGCCTTCGTGCCGTACGTGCTGGGCTCGCTCTGCGTGCAGACCTCGATCGCCGTGATCCTCGCCGCCGTGCCGTTCTACGTCCGCTACTCGCTGGGGGCGGCCGAAGGCGAGGGGAGCCTCCTGCTCGGCGCCATCTTCGTCACGGCCATCCCGTCGATCGTGCTGTGGAGCGCGGTGGTCCGGCGCACCTCCCCGCGCACGGCCCTGCTGTGGAGCGTCGGGGTGTTCGGGGTCGCGGTGCTCGGCTACCTCATCCCGACGTCCGTGGGGGCGGCGGCTCTCGTCGGCATCGCGGTCGGCGTCGGCGTCGGCGGGCTGCTGCAGCTCCTCGAGGTCGTGCTCGCCCAGATCATCGACGACGATGCGCATCGCACGGGCCACCGCCGCGAGGGCGCCTACTTCGGCGTGAACGGCTTCGTCGTCCGCGGCTCCGTCGTCCTCCAGGCGATCGTCGCCGCGGCCGTGTTGACCGCGACCGGCTTCGACGCCGAGCTCGGCGACGCGCAGCCGGAGGCCGTCGACGGCGGCATCCGGCTCATGCTGGCGGTCATCCCGCTGGCGTTCACCGCCGTCGGGTGGCTGTGCTTCTGGCTCTACCCACTGCGCACGCGCGACGTCTGA
- a CDS encoding gamma-aminobutyraldehyde dehydrogenase yields MSSPSTMTVPLQNFIGGRAVTAAGSGRLPLIDPVTEEAYGEIPISDRADVDAAYAAAAEAFPTWRDTPPSARQLALFRIAEEMAARAEEFADLESKDTGKPRATLVADEILQSVDQLRFFAGAARSLEGRAAAEYLPGHTSFVRREPIGVIGQVTPWNYPLNMAVWKSAPALAAGNTVVLKPAESTPLTTLLLAEIVARHTPAGTLNVVLGDRETGAALVEHPAPQMVAITGSVRAGMAVARSAADDVKRVHLELGGKAPAIVFPDASIEKAVEGIVTGAFFNAGQDCTAATRVLVHASVHDELVAALVERTRTHARTGAPDEEGVLYGPLSSAAQLAQVQGFVDRLPAHATVATGGARQGDRGYFWEATVVTGVQQDDEVVQGEIFGPVLTVQPFDTEEEALAMANDVPYALAASGWTRDHARALRLSRDLDFGCVWINTHIPFVSDMPHGGFKHSGYGKDLSQYGFDDYTRIKHVMSALD; encoded by the coding sequence ATGTCCTCACCGTCGACGATGACCGTGCCCCTGCAGAACTTCATCGGCGGCCGCGCCGTCACCGCAGCGGGGAGCGGGCGCCTGCCGCTCATCGATCCGGTGACGGAGGAAGCCTACGGCGAGATCCCGATCTCCGACCGTGCCGACGTGGATGCCGCGTACGCCGCGGCCGCGGAGGCGTTCCCGACCTGGCGGGACACGCCGCCGTCCGCGCGCCAGCTCGCCCTGTTCCGCATCGCCGAGGAGATGGCCGCGCGGGCCGAGGAGTTCGCCGACCTCGAGTCGAAGGACACCGGCAAGCCGCGGGCGACGCTCGTCGCCGACGAGATCCTGCAGTCGGTGGACCAGCTGCGGTTCTTCGCCGGCGCCGCGCGGAGCCTCGAGGGTCGCGCTGCCGCGGAGTACCTCCCCGGGCACACCTCCTTCGTGCGGCGGGAGCCGATCGGCGTGATCGGGCAGGTGACGCCGTGGAACTACCCCCTGAACATGGCGGTGTGGAAGAGCGCTCCCGCCCTCGCCGCCGGGAACACCGTCGTGCTGAAGCCGGCGGAGTCCACGCCGCTCACCACGCTGCTGCTCGCGGAGATCGTCGCGCGACACACCCCCGCCGGCACCCTCAACGTCGTGCTCGGCGACCGCGAGACCGGAGCGGCCCTCGTCGAGCATCCGGCGCCGCAGATGGTGGCCATCACCGGCTCGGTGCGCGCGGGCATGGCCGTGGCCCGCTCCGCGGCCGACGACGTCAAGCGCGTGCACCTGGAGCTCGGCGGCAAGGCGCCCGCGATCGTCTTCCCTGACGCGTCGATCGAGAAGGCGGTCGAGGGCATCGTCACCGGGGCCTTCTTCAACGCGGGGCAGGACTGCACCGCGGCGACCCGGGTGCTCGTGCACGCGTCGGTGCACGACGAGCTCGTCGCCGCACTGGTGGAGCGGACCCGCACGCACGCGCGGACCGGGGCCCCGGACGAAGAGGGCGTGCTGTACGGGCCGCTGAGCAGCGCGGCCCAGCTCGCGCAGGTGCAGGGCTTCGTCGACCGGCTTCCCGCGCATGCGACGGTCGCGACCGGCGGGGCGCGGCAGGGTGACCGTGGCTACTTCTGGGAGGCGACCGTCGTGACCGGCGTGCAGCAGGACGACGAGGTCGTGCAGGGGGAGATCTTCGGACCGGTGCTGACCGTGCAGCCCTTCGACACCGAGGAGGAGGCGCTCGCGATGGCGAACGACGTGCCGTACGCGCTCGCCGCGTCGGGGTGGACGCGGGATCATGCCCGCGCCCTGCGCCTCTCCCGCGACCTCGACTTCGGGTGCGTGTGGATCAACACCCACATCCCGTTCGTGTCGGACATGCCGCACGGTGGTTTCAAGCACTCCGGATACGGGAAGGACCTGTCGCAGTACGGCTTCGACGACTACACCCGGATCAAGCACGTGATGAGCGCGCTGGACTGA
- the galT gene encoding galactose-1-phosphate uridylyltransferase has protein sequence MNTPASPEVPTERLGAGVVKRPTTLADGRDLIYYDDPDTTLGAERSVDARTLAPRPDTATMRLDVLTGDWITVAANRQNRVMMPGADADPLAPQTPGNPSEVPSRYDVAVFENRSPAFGPALAEPVGTAPGATNPPRGLDDLAALGLGRTRTAVGRCEVVCFSPEHSGSFGTQTVTRARTVIEAWADRTAALSALPGIQQVFPFENRGEAIGVTLPHPHGQIYAYPYVTPRTARVLDAVDRTAPDLFARILAEEQASERVVFRGEHWTAFVPFAARWPLEVHLMPHRHVPDLAETTAEERDELAPLYLRLLRGVDALYDSPTPYIAAWHQAPVHVGRDTVRLHLQLTSPRRAADKLKFLAGSEAAMWAWAAEVAPEQGAARLREAIARTDQEASA, from the coding sequence GTGAACACGCCCGCATCCCCGGAGGTCCCCACGGAGCGTCTCGGCGCCGGTGTCGTCAAGCGCCCGACCACCCTCGCCGACGGCCGCGACCTCATCTACTACGACGACCCGGACACCACTCTCGGTGCCGAGCGGTCGGTCGACGCCCGCACCCTGGCCCCGCGGCCGGACACCGCGACCATGCGGCTCGACGTGCTCACGGGCGACTGGATCACCGTCGCCGCCAACCGCCAGAACCGCGTCATGATGCCGGGAGCCGACGCCGACCCGCTCGCGCCGCAGACGCCGGGGAATCCGTCCGAGGTGCCGTCCCGGTACGACGTGGCCGTGTTCGAGAACCGCTCCCCCGCGTTCGGCCCCGCCCTCGCCGAGCCGGTCGGCACCGCCCCCGGGGCGACGAACCCCCCGCGCGGCCTGGACGACCTCGCGGCCCTCGGACTCGGGCGCACCCGTACCGCCGTCGGCCGCTGCGAGGTCGTGTGCTTCAGCCCCGAGCACTCCGGCTCCTTCGGGACGCAGACCGTGACCCGCGCCCGCACCGTCATCGAGGCCTGGGCCGACCGCACCGCCGCCCTGTCCGCCCTCCCCGGCATCCAGCAGGTCTTCCCGTTCGAGAACCGCGGCGAGGCGATCGGCGTCACGCTCCCCCACCCGCACGGCCAGATCTACGCGTACCCCTACGTGACCCCGCGCACCGCCCGGGTGCTGGACGCGGTCGACCGCACCGCGCCCGACCTCTTCGCCCGCATCCTCGCCGAGGAGCAGGCGTCCGAGCGGGTGGTGTTCCGCGGCGAGCACTGGACGGCGTTCGTGCCCTTCGCGGCGCGGTGGCCGCTCGAGGTGCACCTCATGCCGCATCGGCACGTGCCGGACCTCGCCGAGACCACGGCGGAGGAGCGCGACGAGCTCGCCCCGCTCTACCTCCGCCTCCTCCGCGGTGTCGACGCGCTCTATGACAGCCCGACGCCGTACATCGCCGCCTGGCACCAGGCTCCGGTCCACGTCGGCCGCGACACCGTGCGCCTGCACCTGCAGCTCACGAGCCCGCGCCGCGCCGCCGACAAGCTCAAGTTCCTCGCAGGTTCCGAGGCCGCGATGTGGGCGTGGGCCGCCGAGGTCGCGCCCGAGCAGGGCGCCGCCCGACTCCGCGAAGCGATCGCCCGCACCGATCAGGAAGCCTCCGCATGA
- the galK gene encoding galactokinase, with protein MTSAHDAAAELFAALAGRTPDGVWSAPGRVNLIGEHTDYNDGFVLPFAIPQRTVAAVGRRADGRLRVASTFADEPVEVALDELDRLFPTPPGTEPAVPEWAAYPLGVAWALRAAAGMTAVSGLDIAIASDVPVGAGLSSSAAIEGATAAALNELWGTDLDAVALARVGRTAENEAVGAPTGIMDQMASMLGEPDAAIFLDCRSLAAEVVPLGMADAGLAVLVMDTRVTHAHSTGGYRERRAACERGAAILGVPALRDVAVADLTRAESLMDDVTFRRVRHIVTENQRVQDTVATLRTAGARGIGDLLVASHASMRDDFEISTPELDAAVETALTSGAVGARMTGGGFGGAAIALVDRDAVPHLADAVRGRFAAEGFVAPHLFEVSPSAGPRRDA; from the coding sequence ATGACCTCCGCACACGACGCCGCCGCCGAGCTCTTCGCCGCCCTCGCCGGGCGCACCCCGGACGGCGTCTGGTCGGCGCCGGGACGCGTGAACCTCATCGGCGAGCACACCGACTACAACGACGGCTTCGTGCTCCCGTTCGCCATCCCGCAGCGGACGGTCGCCGCGGTCGGTCGTCGCGCCGACGGTCGGCTCCGCGTCGCCTCGACCTTCGCGGACGAGCCGGTGGAAGTGGCCCTCGACGAGCTGGACCGCCTCTTCCCCACCCCACCCGGGACGGAGCCCGCGGTGCCGGAGTGGGCCGCCTACCCGCTGGGCGTCGCCTGGGCGCTCCGTGCAGCGGCCGGCATGACCGCGGTCTCCGGCCTGGACATCGCGATCGCCTCCGACGTCCCGGTCGGTGCCGGTCTCTCGTCGTCCGCCGCGATCGAGGGCGCGACGGCCGCGGCACTGAACGAGCTCTGGGGCACCGATCTCGACGCCGTGGCCCTCGCCCGTGTCGGGCGGACGGCGGAGAACGAGGCCGTGGGCGCGCCCACCGGGATCATGGACCAGATGGCCTCGATGCTCGGCGAGCCCGACGCCGCGATCTTCCTCGACTGCCGCTCCCTCGCCGCCGAGGTCGTGCCGCTGGGCATGGCCGATGCCGGACTCGCGGTGCTCGTGATGGACACCCGTGTCACGCACGCGCACTCCACCGGCGGCTACCGGGAGCGCCGCGCTGCGTGCGAGCGCGGGGCCGCGATCCTCGGCGTGCCGGCGCTGCGCGACGTCGCGGTGGCCGACCTCACCCGTGCCGAGAGCCTGATGGACGACGTGACCTTCCGCCGCGTGCGGCACATCGTCACGGAGAATCAGCGCGTGCAGGACACCGTCGCGACCCTGCGCACCGCCGGCGCGCGCGGCATCGGCGACCTCCTCGTCGCCTCCCACGCGTCCATGCGCGACGACTTCGAGATCTCGACGCCCGAGCTCGACGCCGCCGTGGAGACCGCCCTCACGTCGGGCGCGGTGGGTGCACGCATGACCGGCGGCGGGTTCGGGGGCGCCGCGATCGCCCTCGTCGACCGCGACGCCGTGCCCCACCTCGCCGACGCGGTGCGGGGGCGGTTCGCCGCCGAGGGCTTCGTCGCCCCGCACCTGTTCGAGGTCAGCCCGTCCGCAGGTCCGCGCCGCGACGCCTGA
- a CDS encoding Lrp/AsnC family transcriptional regulator, giving the protein MSPKTPPPALDDISKRIVELLQEDGRRPYAEIAREVGLSEAAARQRVQRLTESGLIQIVAVTDPLQLGFHRMSMIGIRVSGDPRAIAEELTAIPELAYVVVTLGTFDILVEAVCEDDDHLLDLIATRIRTIPGIIQTESLLYAGLYKDLYNWGTR; this is encoded by the coding sequence ATGAGTCCGAAGACGCCTCCCCCCGCCCTCGACGACATCTCGAAGCGCATCGTCGAGCTGCTGCAGGAGGACGGTCGGCGCCCCTACGCGGAGATCGCCCGGGAGGTCGGGCTCAGCGAGGCCGCCGCCCGCCAGCGGGTGCAGCGACTGACCGAATCGGGCCTGATCCAGATCGTCGCCGTGACCGACCCGCTGCAGCTCGGCTTCCACCGCATGTCGATGATCGGGATCCGGGTGTCCGGCGACCCCCGCGCGATCGCGGAGGAGCTCACGGCGATCCCGGAGCTCGCGTACGTCGTGGTCACACTCGGGACTTTCGACATCCTCGTCGAGGCGGTGTGCGAGGACGACGACCATCTGCTCGACCTCATCGCCACCCGCATCCGCACCATTCCCGGCATCATCCAGACGGAGAGCCTGCTCTACGCCGGCCTCTACAAAGACCTCTACAACTGGGGAACGCGCTGA
- a CDS encoding NAD(P)/FAD-dependent oxidoreductase has product MGTTVFERRRPPQSVIDDALRDTALSVFWLDDVERPAHPPLRGTVHTDLVVVGGGYTGLWTAVRAKERDPERRVVLLEASRVAWAASGRNGGFCESSLTHGHENGVNRWPEEIDRLEELGHENLDGIAETVQRYDMDAEFERTGQLALAVEPHQVEWLREEEGFLDQEAVQAEVHSPTFLAGAWDREGSALVHPAKLGLELARVAVELGVEIHEHSLVRRIEGADSGPVTLVTEHGRVTADAVALATNVFPSLLKRNRLMTVPVYDYVLMTEPLSAEQLASIGWRNRQGLADSANQFHYYRLTADDRILFGGYDAVYHFGGKVRPAYEDRMESHRRLASHFFTTFPQLAGLRFTHRWAGAIDSSSRFCAFFGTARGGRVAYATGFTGLGVGAARFAADVMLDKLAGEETERTQLRMVREKPIPFPPEPAASVGINLVRAAMDRADHNEGRRNLFLKTLDALGMGFDS; this is encoded by the coding sequence ATGGGCACCACGGTCTTCGAACGCCGGCGTCCTCCGCAGTCCGTCATCGACGACGCCCTGCGCGACACGGCCCTGTCGGTCTTCTGGCTCGACGACGTCGAGCGTCCCGCGCACCCGCCGCTCCGCGGCACCGTGCACACGGACCTCGTGGTCGTCGGCGGCGGCTACACCGGACTCTGGACGGCCGTGCGCGCGAAGGAGCGGGATCCGGAGCGGAGGGTGGTCCTCCTCGAGGCGTCCCGCGTGGCCTGGGCGGCGTCCGGGCGCAACGGCGGCTTCTGCGAGTCCAGCCTCACGCACGGCCACGAGAACGGCGTGAACCGCTGGCCCGAGGAGATCGACCGCCTGGAGGAGCTGGGCCACGAGAACCTCGACGGCATCGCCGAGACCGTGCAGCGGTACGACATGGATGCCGAGTTCGAGCGGACGGGCCAGCTCGCGCTGGCCGTCGAGCCGCATCAGGTCGAGTGGCTGCGCGAGGAGGAGGGGTTCCTCGACCAGGAAGCGGTGCAGGCGGAGGTACACTCCCCCACGTTCCTCGCCGGCGCGTGGGACCGGGAGGGCAGTGCTCTCGTGCACCCGGCGAAGCTGGGTCTGGAGCTCGCGCGGGTGGCCGTCGAGCTCGGCGTGGAGATCCACGAGCACAGCCTCGTCCGGCGGATCGAGGGCGCGGACTCGGGTCCGGTCACCCTCGTCACGGAGCACGGCCGAGTGACCGCCGACGCGGTGGCGCTCGCGACGAACGTGTTCCCCTCGCTCCTCAAGCGCAACCGCCTCATGACGGTGCCCGTGTACGACTACGTGCTGATGACGGAGCCGCTGTCGGCCGAGCAGCTCGCCTCCATCGGCTGGCGGAACCGCCAGGGGCTCGCCGACAGCGCCAACCAGTTCCACTACTACCGGCTCACCGCGGACGACCGGATCCTGTTCGGCGGCTACGACGCGGTCTATCACTTCGGCGGCAAGGTGCGCCCCGCCTACGAGGATCGGATGGAGAGCCACCGGCGCCTGGCCTCGCACTTCTTCACCACCTTCCCGCAACTCGCCGGCCTCCGCTTCACGCACCGCTGGGCCGGGGCGATCGACTCGTCGAGCCGGTTCTGCGCATTCTTCGGCACCGCCCGCGGCGGCCGGGTCGCCTACGCCACGGGGTTCACCGGCCTCGGGGTCGGCGCCGCCCGGTTCGCCGCCGATGTCATGCTCGACAAACTCGCCGGCGAGGAGACCGAGCGCACGCAGCTCCGGATGGTGCGCGAGAAGCCGATCCCGTTCCCGCCGGAGCCGGCCGCGTCCGTCGGCATCAACCTCGTCCGCGCCGCGATGGACAGGGCGGATCACAACGAGGGGCGCCGGAACCTGTTCCTGAAGACGCTCGACGCCCTCGGCATGGGCTTCGACTCGTGA
- a CDS encoding ROK family transcriptional regulator — MSRPLAGPQTLLRTLNGRAILERLARSGPQTRAELMAATGLSRTAVTQVLRMLDTAGAVTAAGVDRDTRGPAAGRVALHPALGFAAAVHVDHHAAHVVLVDATGTVRAERHGAFPAGEDRVAHIAALVAACRRSVKGALHLAVVGVPGIVAADGAIRDDQGPDGGAFRAALAAALDCPVRVENDVNLAALAESTTGVGIDLASFALLLLDDDLGAGIVIDGALHRGFSGVAGEVMYLPQTPVPIGAPVAGATVVRDLALGLGLDVDAPFLAHLEAARHGDEAAQALVAEIGRRLFLAAGSVALVLDPEAFILGGEAVHPALLDAIERVADEFSAQLPLRFLASAFGPEAPLVGAVGEAASALRADVFTRILTPARAAATGR, encoded by the coding sequence ATGTCACGACCCCTCGCAGGACCGCAGACCCTGCTCCGTACACTCAACGGCCGCGCGATCCTGGAGCGCCTCGCCCGGAGCGGACCGCAGACTCGGGCCGAGCTCATGGCGGCGACCGGCCTCTCCCGCACGGCCGTGACCCAGGTGCTGCGGATGCTCGACACCGCGGGAGCCGTCACCGCGGCCGGGGTCGACCGCGACACCCGCGGACCGGCGGCCGGCCGCGTCGCGCTGCACCCCGCCCTCGGCTTCGCGGCCGCCGTGCACGTGGACCATCACGCGGCCCACGTCGTCCTCGTCGACGCGACTGGCACCGTCAGAGCCGAGCGGCACGGAGCCTTCCCCGCGGGCGAAGACCGCGTCGCGCACATCGCCGCCCTCGTCGCGGCCTGCCGCCGGTCCGTGAAGGGCGCGCTCCACCTCGCCGTCGTCGGAGTGCCCGGGATCGTGGCCGCCGACGGCGCGATCCGCGACGACCAGGGGCCGGACGGCGGCGCCTTCCGCGCGGCTCTCGCGGCCGCCCTCGACTGCCCGGTCCGCGTCGAGAACGACGTCAACCTCGCCGCCCTCGCCGAGTCGACCACCGGCGTCGGCATCGACCTCGCGAGCTTCGCGCTCCTGCTGCTCGACGACGACCTCGGCGCCGGCATCGTGATCGACGGGGCGCTGCACCGCGGGTTCTCCGGCGTGGCGGGCGAGGTCATGTACCTCCCGCAGACGCCGGTGCCCATCGGCGCCCCGGTCGCGGGCGCCACGGTGGTGCGCGACCTCGCCCTCGGCCTCGGACTGGATGTCGACGCGCCGTTCCTCGCCCACCTGGAGGCGGCGCGGCACGGCGACGAGGCGGCGCAGGCCCTCGTCGCAGAGATCGGACGGCGGCTCTTCCTCGCGGCGGGCAGCGTCGCCCTCGTGCTCGATCCCGAGGCCTTCATCCTCGGCGGGGAGGCGGTGCACCCGGCGCTCCTGGACGCGATCGAGCGGGTCGCGGACGAGTTCTCCGCGCAGCTGCCGCTCCGCTTCCTCGCCTCGGCGTTCGGGCCGGAGGCGCCGCTCGTCGGAGCCGTGGGCGAGGCGGCCTCCGCGCTCCGTGCCGACGTCTTCACCCGGATCCTCACCCCCGCCCGCGCAGCCGCCACCGGCCGCTGA
- a CDS encoding polysaccharide deacetylase family protein, which produces MTASSALADRLGLPSGARAVILNADDFGMCHAANAAISGLLVRGRIDSATVMVPCAWSPEALAFAAAHPDLDVGVHLVLTSEWRRYRWRPLTGASTLVDAAGFFPADVATVEQHASEADVAAEIAAQLQTALDAGVDVTHLDNHMGSVYGLLTGRDFLRAVFELAARHGLPFRLPREMEGADADPMLQAKLTEAAAVADAFGVEIVDRLWTHPFELRGEGTADEESYEQVRDGFLAVLRAVPPGVTEIYLHPMADGEELRAAVDFAAAKRGYELRLLDDPLVQQTIAEEGLVRVGWRALRDLQRGDAR; this is translated from the coding sequence ATGACCGCCTCCTCCGCCCTCGCCGACCGACTCGGACTGCCGTCCGGTGCCAGGGCGGTCATCCTCAACGCCGACGACTTCGGGATGTGCCATGCCGCCAACGCCGCGATCTCCGGTCTCCTCGTGCGCGGCCGGATCGACTCGGCGACGGTGATGGTGCCCTGCGCGTGGTCCCCGGAAGCGCTCGCCTTCGCCGCCGCGCACCCGGACCTCGACGTGGGCGTGCACCTCGTGCTCACGAGCGAGTGGCGCCGGTACCGATGGCGCCCGCTCACCGGCGCCTCGACCCTGGTCGATGCCGCCGGCTTCTTCCCCGCCGACGTCGCGACCGTGGAGCAGCACGCCTCCGAAGCGGATGTCGCGGCCGAGATCGCCGCCCAGCTGCAGACCGCGCTCGACGCCGGCGTCGACGTGACCCACCTCGACAACCACATGGGATCCGTCTACGGGCTTCTGACCGGCCGTGACTTCCTGCGCGCCGTCTTCGAGCTCGCCGCCCGGCACGGCCTCCCCTTCCGCCTGCCCCGCGAGATGGAGGGGGCGGACGCCGATCCGATGCTGCAGGCGAAGCTCACCGAGGCCGCGGCGGTGGCCGATGCGTTCGGCGTCGAGATCGTCGACCGGCTGTGGACGCACCCGTTCGAGCTGCGCGGCGAGGGCACCGCCGACGAGGAGTCGTACGAGCAGGTCCGAGACGGCTTCCTCGCGGTGCTGCGCGCCGTCCCGCCCGGGGTCACCGAGATCTACCTGCATCCGATGGCCGACGGCGAGGAGCTGCGCGCCGCGGTGGACTTCGCGGCGGCCAAGCGCGGCTACGAGCTGCGGCTGCTCGACGATCCGCTCGTGCAGCAGACGATCGCCGAGGAGGGCCTGGTCCGCGTCGGCTGGCGCGCGCTGCGGGACCTGCAGCGGGGAGACGCCCGGTGA
- a CDS encoding GNAT family N-acetyltransferase, protein MTPLVIRDAVADDAEAVAGVHVRSWQAAYEGLIDQEVLDGLSVSERADGWRRIFADPLPTSLGTLVAERDGTVVGWASFGSGRDPDGLDDAELYGIYADPTAWSTGAGHALLDAAEQRMIDAGHTRAYLWVLDGNDRADGFYARHGWELDGATKIDQRPQFTLREHRRVKHLAPR, encoded by the coding sequence ATGACGCCCCTGGTGATCCGAGACGCCGTCGCCGACGATGCCGAGGCCGTGGCCGGAGTGCACGTGCGCTCGTGGCAGGCGGCCTACGAGGGCCTCATCGACCAGGAGGTGCTGGACGGGTTGTCCGTCTCGGAGCGCGCCGACGGGTGGCGCCGCATCTTCGCCGACCCCCTCCCCACGAGCCTCGGGACCCTGGTGGCCGAGCGCGACGGCACGGTCGTCGGCTGGGCGTCGTTCGGCTCCGGCCGCGACCCCGACGGCCTGGACGATGCGGAGCTGTACGGCATCTACGCCGATCCCACCGCGTGGTCGACGGGGGCGGGGCATGCCCTCCTCGACGCGGCCGAGCAGCGCATGATCGACGCCGGCCACACCCGCGCCTACCTCTGGGTGCTCGACGGCAACGACCGCGCCGACGGCTTCTACGCCCGGCACGGGTGGGAGCTCGACGGGGCCACGAAGATCGATCAGCGTCCGCAGTTCACGCTCCGCGAGCACCGCCGCGTCAAGCACCTCGCCCCGCGCTGA
- the galE gene encoding UDP-glucose 4-epimerase GalE, which translates to MSWIVTGGAGYIGAHVVRAVAEAGLSPVVLDDLSSGVASFVPEGVPFVQGSILDRALVEETLRTHEAEGVIHVAGYKYAGVSVQRPLHTYAQNVEGTRIILEAMAAAGVANIVFSSSAAVFGTPDVSLVVEDTAKKPASPYGESKLIGEWLLRDQAIATADSDRPLRHTSLRYFNVVGSADPTVYDVSPHNLFPIVFEALIEGRTPKIFGDDYDTPDGTNVRDYVHVGDIAAAHVAAAQRLASGAPIEPAYNLGSGDGLSVKQIMDAVARVTGIDFTPEIGPRRPGDPDRIVATGELAARDLDWTMRYTVDEMVRTGWEARRAAG; encoded by the coding sequence ATGTCCTGGATCGTCACCGGCGGCGCCGGCTACATCGGTGCCCACGTCGTCCGCGCCGTCGCGGAGGCCGGCCTCTCCCCCGTCGTGCTGGACGACCTCTCCAGCGGTGTGGCCTCGTTCGTGCCGGAGGGCGTGCCGTTCGTGCAGGGCAGCATCCTCGACCGCGCCCTCGTCGAGGAGACGCTGCGCACGCACGAGGCGGAGGGCGTGATCCACGTGGCGGGCTACAAGTACGCCGGCGTCTCGGTCCAGCGCCCGTTGCACACCTACGCCCAGAACGTCGAGGGCACGCGGATCATCCTGGAGGCGATGGCGGCGGCGGGCGTCGCGAACATCGTCTTCTCCTCGTCGGCCGCCGTGTTCGGCACCCCGGACGTGTCGCTCGTCGTCGAGGACACCGCCAAGAAGCCCGCGAGCCCGTACGGCGAGTCCAAGCTCATCGGCGAATGGCTGCTCCGTGACCAGGCGATCGCCACCGCCGACTCCGACCGCCCGCTGCGCCACACCTCGCTGCGGTACTTCAACGTCGTGGGCTCGGCCGACCCGACGGTCTACGACGTCAGCCCGCACAACCTCTTCCCCATCGTCTTCGAGGCGCTGATCGAGGGCCGCACCCCCAAGATCTTCGGCGACGACTACGACACCCCTGACGGCACGAACGTCCGCGACTACGTGCATGTCGGCGACATCGCCGCCGCCCACGTCGCCGCAGCGCAGCGCCTGGCCTCGGGCGCTCCGATCGAGCCCGCGTACAACCTCGGCTCCGGCGACGGCCTCAGCGTGAAGCAGATCATGGATGCGGTCGCCCGCGTCACCGGCATCGACTTCACCCCGGAGATCGGCCCGCGCCGCCCCGGCGACCCGGATCGGATCGTGGCGACCGGCGAACTCGCGGCCCGCGACCTCGACTGGACAATGCGCTACACGGTCGACGAGATGGTGCGTACGGGCTGGGAGGCCCGCCGCGCCGCCGGCTGA